ACAGTGCTTTGCCTCAAGCAAATAATCTTAGATCTAGATCTGGAGAAGGCCCAACTTTTGGGGGATTCCTGGAGCATCCATAGGAGGCATCTGAAGTAAAAGCAGAGGCAAATGCATTCAGTGCTGGCTTTAAGTCTTAagcccagcagagagctggagttTATACCAGACCTCTTGTACAGATCCTACCAatcctgcttccttttttttctgaatttattaaGATGTAAATGAGTTTGAAAGCATTAGGAAAAACATCTCACCTTGAATACCTCTGGACTAAATCCATAAACTAGGTACTTCTGTCATGCATCTCTTCTTGCCAGTGtgggtttcttttcctctccagtcTCTGTTCCAActatttctttttggtttgttcatctgttttttttatcttacagAGGTAGCAGAAGAGCTTGGAAGAacagcctcctcctcatccATAGTTCCTTACCTGCCTCGGTTACCCATGCTTCCCTCCAAGACCAGAACTCTGAAgaaacaggcagaaaataaagagaacatTGAAGGAACACAAGATACTGTGGAACACTCAACATCCAGCTCAGCACCAGGTATGGACACTGGGACAGTGGCAGTGAGGCCACATGTTCTGGGACAGGCTTGCTGCTTCTGTAAATtcccagaaaaacagaaggaaacagaacaaTATGGTGTGGGAAGGTGCTGTGCACTGCAGTGTCATTAGGGCTCAGCAGCCTAATTATTTACTAGCAAACAGAAATCACTGCAGCTTGTTCAATGTTCTTTTAGTAAATcccattgtatttttttctttttaaattagtttagctgctttttttgtaaATGACACTTCAAAACTAAAGTTCACAATTCAACAAGACATTTCCTTTTATACTTGTGGTatttggggaaggagaaaaaaaaaccacacaggaaGGGGTAagaaactggaaggaaaaagcaactTCACTTTCTCCTGAACTCTCTCTCTTCTAAGTGGCCTCCTCAGTATAGGTAACAGAGAAATCATGCATGCAGATGAGggaaaataagttaaaaaaaaagatattgaaAAGCATGCCTGCctcacacaaaaataaacatgctAACTTCCTTTCTTAGGAAAGGAACCAGACAgctaaatatgtaaatatgtaaatatgcaGCTGTAAAGTCCACTGCAGGATAGGGAGGTGGAAACGGAAATGGATTTTGCAGATTCACCCTTGTTTCTTCTGTCCAGGTTTTATCAGAAGCACACAGCCAACAAGTGGGTCTCCTGCACTGCCCCGCAAGCAGAGGGACAAGTCACCCAGCAGCCTGTTGGAGGATGCCAAAGAGACCACTTTCACCAGGGACAGGAAAGGTGGCTTCTTCAGCTCTTTCATGAAGAAGAGGAATGCTCCCACACCCCCCAAACGCAGCAGCTCCTTCCGGGAGATGGAGAATCAGCCCCATAAGAAATATGAGCTGACGGGTAACTTTTCATCTGTTGCTTCCCTGCAGCATGTGGATGGGTTCTCTTTTCCTCCCGTGCAGCAGGACACAAACCTGGCACCACCCAAGTGCTATGGTGGGGGCTTTGTGCAGAGGACCTTCTACAATGATGATGGCACTGGTGCCAGCAGTGGTGGGGGTGTGAGCACCAGTGGTGGGTGGTTGGGCATCACTGGTTTCTTTACGCCACGCTTGATTAAAAAGACGCTGGGTTTACGAGTGGGAAAACCCACTGGCAATGAAGAAGCTTCAAAGCCTTTTACAAGGTCAAACTCTACATCTTCCATGTCCTCAGGGCTTCCAGAGCAGGACAGGATGGCAATGACCCTTCCCAGAAATTCTCAGAGGTCAAAAATCCAGCTGGAACGGACAGTGTCCACCTCCTCTCAGCCTGATGAGAGTACAGGGAGGGAAAATGACCTGTTTCCCAAAAGGTTTGAAGAAGGCCCTGCTTTGACCAGAGAGAGACCAAAAGCAAAACTCTTGCCGAGAGGTGCCACAGCACTCCCTTTCCCCACCCCCTCAGGgttggaagaaaaggagggtGCAGGGCTAGCAGCAGCTCCaaagggcaaagaaaaaaacagtggcCCCCAGCAAGGGGTTCCTGAGGATGGCGAGAGACCAGGGTGGTCATCTCCAGTGAAGGCTGCAGCAATACTTCCAACCACTCATAACCACAAAGTGCCAGTCCTAATCTCACCCACTCTCAAACACACTCCAGCAGATGTGCAGCTCATTGGCACAGACTCTCAGGGTAATAAATTTAAGCTCTTATCTGAGCATCAGGTCACTTCTTCTGGCGACAGGGACCGACCCAGACGGGTAAAACCAAAGTGTGCTCCACCTCCACCACCAGTGATGAGGCTCCTACAGCAGCCAGCTGCCTGCTCAGATGCAGCAGAAGAGTTGAGCAACTTGGCAGGAGCACAGCACGGACTGGAATTGAGCGAAGGGAGtaagaaggcagcagcagcagcacctgttGGTGGAAAATCTGGGAGGCCTTTGATGCCTCCACCTCAAGTGCCTCTGTCATCGTCTTCCACCTCCCCGGTGAAAATGGCCAATGGCACAGCTGGTGCAAAAGTAGCTCTAAGAAAGACCAAACAGGCAGCTGAGAAAATCTCTGCCGACAAAATCAGCAAGGAAGCACTGTTGGAGTGTGCAGATCTTCTCTCAAGTGCCATCACCGAGCCAACACCAAACAGCCAGCTGGTAGACACAGGGCACCAGCTGTTGGATTACTGCTCAGGCTATGTGGACTGCATCCCGCATACACGCAATAAATTTGCCTTCCGGGAAGCTGTGAGCAAACTGGAACTcagcctgcaggagctgcaggtgtcCTCAACAGCTGCTGGTGTCCCTGGGGCAAACCCTGTCCTTAATAACTTATTGTCATGTGTCCAAGAAATCAGCGACGTGGTGCAAAGGTAGCTACTGTCAATCGGGGTAAGAGAAATACAcgtgggggggtggggggactttttttctgtactgatGCTTTCAAAAGGAAAGACTGATACTTGAGTATGTGAAGTACCTCAGATCACTGAGTTCTTCTCATGTTTACAGGTTCATCTCAAAAAATGGGGATGGAGAGGGTAGATTAAAGCTCTGAGGGGCAGAACATCGAGTACTTGTCCCTACCTAGTCAGTCTGATCTGCTTGGTATGGTGAGGGAAGGTTGCTCCTTGCTATccctgggagaggcaggagaatTGGTGGCAGGTTCTCGTTGGGCAGGTTTGATGTGGGATAGCTGGAGTGGCTGGATAGAGCCTCCCCTGCCTGCACTAACCTGTGCTGTGGCCTTCTGAGCAGGCAGTCTGAGctggagcagcactgcagggggagGCCACATGCAGTCAGGGGAAAGGTCTAATGCACTGACAGTattcagagctgctggaagtGGATGCACTAACCCAGACAGCTTACTTCCACAGCACTGTTGCTGCTGTTAATGAGAACTGCAAAATTAGTTTATATGAACCGATCCTTTTGTTCCTCCTGTCCACCTCCATCCACCACATCTTCTCATCTTTGTTGCATTGGAAGTGTCAGGGATGCTGGGCAGACTTACCACTGGAATACCCCCTTCTCCACCACCCAGCCTTCACTCCACTGATACCTGTTTCTGGTGGTCAAGCACAGGTGCTGCTgaatggtctttttttttttttttttgagtggttTGGGGCTCTTGCACAACTTACCAGTGTTGTTATTAGGGTAGGTGGGTTGTTtaaggttgttttgttttaagctcTAGATTGTTTTTCTCACCAAGTTGACTCGTGAATTCTGTTTATCACACTGAGGTCCTACAGTAGGTAGGGCAGAGCCTGCACCACCCCTGGCTGTTCTCCACAGGAGTCATTCCCAGTGTCTCCCAGTTTGTGAGGCTGGAGAGCCAGACAGTGCAGCCTGGGCAGccacaccccccacacacacaatCCCTACTCTTGGCACAACAGGAGCACTTCACACCAACAGCTGCTTGGGGTTTGTCCTAGTGATTACCAGTCTCAGGCTTCCAGCTTCTCTGCATATAAAGGTGGCCAAGTTTGCCAGCACACAGGGGAAAATCACAGCCCTcttcttaatttatttctgtatttcaaaggCTGGGCTAGGATCTCATGCTGTTGTGTAGAGAACATGCATGCATACTGCTAATGCCCCAGCCTGAGACATCTCAAGCCTGAACAGCTCTGCCTGAGGGAGATCCCACTGGGGGGTGGGTTCTGACACCTACCCACAGTCCCAGAATGAAAGCAGCTGTGTGGCTGAAGTTGCCATCCTTGGTCCTTGTGCTGTTTTAGACTGGTGTGGCCTCAAAAAATCCCTGCAGTCTTCTGCATACACACACAACTCCCCGAGATGTAGTGGGAAGACCACAGCTACCTGTTGCTCTGAGAGAAGGAAACAGGCCTGGCACCTGGCCCCAAATACTACACATTACCCtgcatgctgctgcttccttcaaACTAGTGGTGATGATAGAGGATCTGGCTTGCCTTGCACCTGAaatcttttgggttttgctaaaaagttgttttaaaactttttttagaaGTGTGACTGTACTGCTTTTAGTTTGAGTATTTAGAGTTGAGCTGGGTCACAGGTGTGAGTTTAGCAGATGTGCACTTCCATTTATGTCTAGAAGCTTtgccctggtggtgctgggaaGCAGGCTGGGATGTCTCAGAGTGTCCCTGTGTTTTTTTGACATGGAGTATTCCATGGCATTTCCAAGAAGTAAAACAGCAGCCTGAAAAATCCTCAGAAATGGGCTGGTGTCTGAGAATCCTCATATTATTCCTGGTCTGTGGTAAAGTTGTGTGACTCCACCATGCATGAATGTGCACTGGTGGAGGAGGATGTGAGGTTAAATGGGCACTGAGCTACATTGTCCCAAGTAAGGGAAATGGGGGGAAGGAAACCCAGCAAGCCCTCCACCCCACCTGATAGGCATTCAAGTGAATTAATTAATGGACTTCATTGAGCTGGTACCTGAGTGGAAACAAATACAAGTACAGTGTGGGTTACTCACCCTGACAGAGCAGCACCAAGCCCACCCAACAAGGCCTGTGGTGTGGTTCTGCAGTAGATCCTCAGCCCTCCTCAGGTCAGTGGGGCAGGGGAAGCTCTTTCACAGCAATGCTCAGCCCTGAGTACCAAACCCTGACTGAGCAGATTTTACTGAGGGCTTTGTGGTTGACCTTACCTCTTTCAGGCATCTGTATTGAAGGCTTGCAGCAAACAAGTGGCCTTTGGGAAGGTGACCTGCAAAGGGAAGGCAGCTCGTGGTGTCACTTCACACAGCTTTTCAAACAATCATGAGGGTGAAAAGGTTGGGGAGCTTTCTTTAGGGCAGAAAGGCAAAGCTTATTTGCCCTGGCTGACAATCGTGTGGTGTCATCACTACTGCTACACCAGACAGACTGAAACAAGTGTGATTCTCAGGGGAAAGGTTTTTGAACCATAAAAATGTAAGGCTACAAGTCCAATCCTGATGAGTATTTTGAAggtttactttcttttcctgaattccAGTCTTCCAGAAAAGCTCCAGCAAAAGTGACAGAATAGCAAAGAATTGCTGGAATTTCTAACTCCTAAAACTCCCCTCTTTCATCCCTTTCTGATCCTTCCAAATAAACTAATTTTGCCCTCATGAAGGACTGGTTCTCCACCACTGGTCATCCCCAGGTTCAGATTCTTCTGGTTTCTCCTCCCCAGGACAAAGGCAATGAGGCAAGAGGCAGTACCTCTGCTGTCGCTGAGGTCTGAAGGCAATTCTGGACGTCACTtgttccaacctcctgctcaagCAGGACTGCAAACAACTGCCACCTAGGACTGcatccagatggcttttgagtatctccaaggatggagactccacagtcTCTCTGGGCAACACAGAAGCCCATTTAGTTCTGATCACTCCAATGGAGGAGAAACACAGAACAGTGGAATTTGGGGGTTTTCCCCATCATCACTCCTCTGGTGGGCAGATGGTGGCAGAGGTAGCACTGACCTGACACTaagtttttttccctaaatacaAGGCTGCAGAAttattgctgcttctcttgccCTATGATGTTTTATTCCCAAGTGGGATAGCCAAAGGATGGTATCCAGGAAAGCTGGTTCTGCTGTAAATCACTGTTCAATTGTTCACCCTTCCACAGCCACTCTCCTAAAactgttctttctccctcctgctaGGTTTGGCTTTCTGTTCAGCCTTAGAGGTCTCTAGGgtagcagctgctttgctttgagCCTTATGCAGTGTGTTCAAACTGATGTAAGGATGGTGGAGCTCTGGTACTTGTCCCAGTGAGAAGCACAGAACTCCTGCTGTGTTCCCTTCCCTCACTACTGTCAGCTCTGTAAGCAGGGTAAGCATGCTGGGCTCTCACACTTGCACTGGTGTAGGTTAGAATTTAAAGGAATCTCTTGGATGGCATCACGTAGGGCCTGGTAATGCCAAGCACAAAGCCTGTGCTCACACCAGTGAGTTGATGTGGGGCACTTGCTCCTCCTAGCTACTGTGGGGAATTGGCCAACTCACAGGTGcaattcttttttattcctgcaCTGTACACCCTTTTTAATCCCCAAGTGGCACACTCAGCTGTCTGACTGGCAGCACTTCAAGTTAATCAGCAGACAGGAGTGAAGCTGAATTAAGAGTCTGGGTTTTGGGACTGTGTCAGATTTagctgctgggaaagcagaATTGAATGTAGCAGTGCTGCTGATGCAGAACAGAGTGGGGAAAAGGGGCTGTCTGCATCCTCCTCACCCAGGACACATCTCCTGAGCACCACTAGCCTGGGCACAACTCTGTAATGATGACATCCTGGCTGGTGTGCTTAAGCAAGTATTATGGCACATGGCTCTCTGTGGGCACTGGGAACTAAACCCTGCAGCATGGGGCAACAGCTGCCCCCAAACTGCTGCATTAACAGATCAGCTCCTCtctggggggcactgggtgTTTGAGCAAGTAGGGTGGGACCTGCTGGGCAGCCTTAAGGAACCTCTGATGCTGAGGTCTGTAACTCTTACCTGAGGcagggctctgcagcagagGTGCTTCTCCTGGGCAGCAGTGGCTGTGATGAGCACTAACGAATCCAGGtgatcttttttgtttttgcaaacaTATCAGGCTGCTGTCTTCTCTTTACAACActcatcccagccctgctgctaatcagtaaaataaaaaacaccaaaagGTAGAGACTACAGCACACTTGGAAACCTCCCACTGCAACGCCAGTGGCACCATCCAGCCCAGAAGGGTACTGGGGCTGCACTTTGGTGGCCTCTAGTGTGGAGCAAAAccttccacctcctccctggtGGTAGGAAATCCAAGGTTATGGGACACCTGACTTATTTATAATACCTATACAGTAAGAAATGTCTGTACCAAAGGAGGTCATTCTTCAAATGTGTCTGTTGTGCACGGggggaggggtgggtggggtAAAGCCCAGTGGGCTCCACAGGCTGTTTGTATCAGTAGTGAACTCATTGAGGGCAGGAAtggattaaaatgaaaaaatgttcatCACCAATCACTCTACCAGTGTTGTcaactgtttttgtttttaattgttattgtaatatattttggttgtttttctaatttaattctCTCACTATCGTCTGACTGTGAACTGCGAACAGTGTTAAGTTTGATGTAAATAAGGCCCTTTGAAGGGCCTCTTTGCCTGTCGTTCCACAAAGTTTTGCcaatttgcattttgttttaaataaaggtTGCAATATTTTATTGGCAAAAAACCACCTGAGTGTTGgctgttctgtttgtttttgtttattttttcttatgtaaTATTTTAAGCTACTCAGTACTAACCTGAAGTTGTTTTGGGTATAAAAGATGGTTTTAAACCTGTTAAGaagggaaataatttaattctcttATAATTGCAAAGCACTGTCTTTATTTATGCCTTTAAATCAAAGTTAACACTGCTGTGGCATGCTCAGAGGAGAGTGTTTCTTGCTGTTGGGGTTGCATAATCAATCAAACATTCACTTAATATTCAAACAGAAGTGTGAGCTGGCAGGGCACAGGGTCTTGCATCATGGTTTGACAGCTGCCCTCATTAGTCACACCACCACCTCCTTAATCAGTAACAGCAAGAGCTGCTTAGCTTGCCAACTCCAGCCCAGACCCATGCTGGCCAAACAGCTGATAAAGTGTCTCCCTCTCACTCCAAACAGCACAAACCTAACCTGGGTAGCTGAAtagtaatgttttttttaaacagaggtCATCATGGTTTCTGCAAACTCCTAAATCCTTCAAGCAACTAACAACTTACTAAATTTTCTGCCTGGGTTATAAAACACAACCCAAGTTGcatcctcccttcttccctgggtgcatctccctccctctcctctttcccaaGCTGATTAAGATTGACCATAAACCAATTTGAAAAACTACCCAGTTACAGTGCAGGCTGGCACAGGCCCTAAGCTCAAGTCTGGAGACAACAGTAAATTTAAACTAACCTTGTCTTGgctgagcagaagcagctgcttgtCTTCCTGCCTTGGACTATGAAGCCTGGTGAGATAACAGAGCCAGCATGACTGGAGGAAAAGGCAACCTCAAAGTCCAGAGGATCAGTAAGTGAACCAGCACCTCAGAGGGGATCAAAGCTTAAAATATATCAAAGGTCTACACACTGGGTGTCCAGGGAGCTCAGCCCTTGTCCTTGGTGTCTTCTGTCTCACCTCcttgccccagcccagcagtgtTGGAAGTGAGCTTTGGCCTAGAGGTCACAAGGTAACACTGTCAAGTAACATTGTTGAAATTTTTGGGTCCCATTGTAACATACTTATCTGGGCAAGCACCCAGACAGCAAACAGCCCCTCGCTGTAGTAATGCTGATACCAGCTAAAAAAAAGTGTGTGcaacatactgaaaaaaaaaaaaaaaaaaaagagaaaacccccccccaaacaaaaacccccaaaataaacaaaaaccaagcTTACTGCAaccctgaaaagcaaaattgcaGCTTATTCCTTCAGCCACCATCCTCCTCAACTGCCCTTCCTCACCCTTGGAAGGGAAATTAGTTTCCCCTTTCTCATTTTGCAGTGAAGCAAACAGGctttgagaaaattatttcagcagaCGTTCAGCTCatgcctgcagctgcttccatACAACAAAAGACTCCACTGAGAGAGGGACACTCCAGAGGAAGAGGATTTGAGAGGAGATACTCAGTTGTTTTCCCAACATGGGGGCCTCCTGCACAAACCAAACAATGATCCTGGTACACATCCGCctgaacaggagagaaaaaacctgAACTACAGCTAAACCTGAGCTTGTAAAGTGACCAAGACAAGTGGGACCAGGGGTGAGACCATGGCTTTTGCTGGGCTTTCTCAACAGGACCAGTCTGTCCAAGGCCTTCATTACATGGAAACAAACCAAGGACTTGGGACATCCCCTGTGATTGTCAGCACAAGCAAATCACTATTTCAGGTTGCTACCTGCTAAGAGAAGGGACTTTAGAACACCAAACAGACTTGAAAGGCAACTACGTGTAGGCTGTCCCCATGTCTCGGGAGTAAGGCTGGGCAGGTTGCACATCCTTCCTGCAAAAACCCCTCAGAGTAACCAGGGGTTAAACCTGTGTCATCTACCTGCCTGACTTTGTGCAAggagagcagctcccagtgtgCAGAACCACCTTCACCACTGGTGTAGTTCCACCTGGTGCTCAAGGAAGGAAGTAATTGATGCGCTGAGATACAGATTTGCAGCCCTGTGCAGAGAAAAGCTTCTCCTCTTTGGGGACAAAGACCATCATCCTGGCTACTTCATGAAGGGCCTCCTCAGTGTATGCAAGTCCACGGGCCAGGAAAGCATCCCGTGCACAGAGCTTCACATGGTGGTATTCCAGAGGCAGGAATGGGACAAAGACATCAATCAGATTCTCTTCAAGGAGGTGGCTGCGGGCGTAACTGTTCTCTGTAGCAaaaagtaagacaaaaaaaacccctcatacTTCATAAGCTTCATCTGAGAGCTGGCATCTGTCTGCAAGGAAAGGCTCATGG
The sequence above is drawn from the Calypte anna isolate BGI_N300 chromosome 8, bCalAnn1_v1.p, whole genome shotgun sequence genome and encodes:
- the ABL2 gene encoding tyrosine-protein kinase ABL2 isoform X1 yields the protein MGQQVGRVGEAGAGLQQQPPPQQQQQPRGLRGSSAARPAGRRREATGRSAEGGFNIFTQHEALHRPYGCDAEPQALNEAIRWSSKENLLGAAESDPNLFVALYDFVASGDNTLSITKGEKLRVLGYNQNGEWSEVRSKNGQGWVPSNYITPVNSLEKHSWYHGPVSRSAAEYLLSSLINGSFLVRESESSPGQLSISLRYEGRVYHYRINTTSDGKVYVTAESRFSTLAELVHHHSTVADGLVTTLHYPAPKCNKPTVYGVSPIHDKWEMERTDITMKHKLGGGQYGEVYVGVWKKYNLTVAVKTLKEDTMEVEEFLKEAAVMKEIKHPNLVQLLGVCTLEPPFYIVTEYMPYGNLLDYLRECNREEVSAVVLLYMATQISSAMEYLEKKNFIHRDLAARNCLVGENHVVKVADFGLSRLMTGDTYTAHAGAKFPIKWTAPESLAYNTFSIKSDVWAFGVLLWEIATYGMSPYPGIDLSQVYDLLEKGYRMEQPEGCPPKVYELMRACWKWNPPDRPSFAETHQAFETMFHDSSISEEVAEELGRTASSSSIVPYLPRLPMLPSKTRTLKKQAENKENIEGTQDTVEHSTSSSAPGFIRSTQPTSGSPALPRKQRDKSPSSLLEDAKETTFTRDRKGGFFSSFMKKRNAPTPPKRSSSFREMENQPHKKYELTGNFSSVASLQHVDGFSFPPVQQDTNLAPPKCYGGGFVQRTFYNDDGTGASSGGGVSTSGGWLGITGFFTPRLIKKTLGLRVGKPTGNEEASKPFTRSNSTSSMSSGLPEQDRMAMTLPRNSQRSKIQLERTVSTSSQPDESTGRENDLFPKRFEEGPALTRERPKAKLLPRGATALPFPTPSGLEEKEGAGLAAAPKGKEKNSGPQQGVPEDGERPGWSSPVKAAAILPTTHNHKVPVLISPTLKHTPADVQLIGTDSQGNKFKLLSEHQVTSSGDRDRPRRVKPKCAPPPPPVMRLLQQPAACSDAAEELSNLAGAQHGLELSEGSKKAAAAAPVGGKSGRPLMPPPQVPLSSSSTSPVKMANGTAGAKVALRKTKQAAEKISADKISKEALLECADLLSSAITEPTPNSQLVDTGHQLLDYCSGYVDCIPHTRNKFAFREAVSKLELSLQELQVSSTAAGVPGANPVLNNLLSCVQEISDVVQR